In Marinobacterium sp. LSUCC0821, the DNA window TTCAACAATTACAGGCCAAGCATAATCAATACGCTGCCTCACAGCGCCAATAACTTCATTCTCACCTGTATTACCAGCCATCTCGAACTGGGCAGTCAACGGGAGGGTCGCCTGGACCGCAGACAGACTTTTCAAGCCGTGTGGCAGCCAAGCCTCTGCTGGACTGTTAAATCCAGAGGGTGCGTCAGGATCTATTGAGATACGTCCATCCCAAAACTGTGCTGTTATAGACTTGTGACCGAGATTGAAAAGATGCGGTGAATGGCGAGGAACTCGTTTCTTAATTCCACTATTAGCTATTCGCTCGGTGCCAATGCCCATAGCACCTTCACCTAGCCCTAGCGACAATCCATCACCGGTTCCAAAATCAGGGTGATGGCAGGTCTGACAAGATATATTTTTGTTACCACTAAGTATCTCATCAGCAAAGAGTTTTCGGCCTAACTCGACAGCTTCAGGACGAGTGGTAAGATAGTCATCTATAACTATAGGCGGCCAAGGTAACTGCGCCGATACAGGCAAAGAGAAGAGAATAAAAATGGTAAAGAATTTAGCTTTAACGATCTGCATCGCTATATCAACTCCGGTATTTGCTGTCGATGTTGAAGATGCAAAAAACATGATGGAACGTGGCGAATACAAACGTGCCTATGATGTTCTTTACCCAATGGCTCAAACCGGCAATGCCGATGCGGAGGAACTCATTGGCAGTATGTATGCGTTGGGTACAGGCGTGGAGCGCGATGACATTAGAGCCTTTGAATGGTATCTGCGTGCCAGTTTGCGTGGTCACCCAGGTGCCCAGTCGGGTATTGGCTGGTATTACGAAGTCGGCCGCGGAATGCCCGCTCCTGACCTTGTACGCGGGTACGCTTGGTATACGCTCTCGGCTATCGGCGGCGATCCGGACGCTGCAATCAGTCTGGAGGAGATCGTCAAAAAAATGACTCCCGAACAGATTCAACAGAGCCTTATCATAGTTAAAGACTACCGAGCACATATTTACCCATTCCAATAAAAGCGGGGGACCCGAAAGCCCCCTTATCTAGTCAACACAATTTACTTAAGGTCTTTTTCGTACTCTGCAGCAAACTTAGCTTCTGCTTCTTTAGACGCGGCTTGGAATGCTTTAAAGAAACGGTCGCCTTCGCGAACATTTGACTGGAACCAGCTGTAAACTGGCTTAGCTGCTTGTGCAAGAGCGGCTTTCTGATCTGGAGTCGGAACGTAAAGCTCTCCACCGATCTTCTTGAACTCCTGGTAAGCCTGAATAGATTTACGTTTTGGACTTGCAAATGTTGCCTGCTGAAGTGCAGCGAAACCATCAACAACGACCTTACGCATCTCTTCTGGCATTGATTTGAACACTTCGTTGTTCATCATCCACAGTGCCGCCATATAAGCGTGACCGTCTAGAGTTACATATTTAAGGCCAGCTTCTGGGAACTTCATACCCATGATGTCAGTAATACCGTTTTTAGAACCATCAACAACACCGGTCTGGAAGCTAGAGAATAGCTCTGGCCATGGGATTGGAGTTGGACTAGCGCCAAGCGCTTTTACCAGCTCCTGCGGCAGATCAGCAACAACTGTTCGAATTTTCAGACCTTTAAAATCTGCTGGCGTACGAAGGGTTCGCTTGGTGTTAGCGAAGTTACGCCAGCCACCAGTGTTACCAATCGTCATTAGGCGAACAACACCGTCTGAATCTTTCAAGATTTGGTCACGTAGATCACGAACGAAAGGACCCTGTAAAACCTCTTCCGCAACACGGTCGTTCGCCATTACGTATGGAAGGTCAAACATCTGAACATACGGGAAGGTACTAGCAACGCCGCCAGATGTTGATACATATATATCAACACTACCGTCTTCAATTGCCTGTAGACACTCTGTACCGTTAGCACATAGCTGAGTACCAATGTATAGATCAACTTTAATTGCACCATTACTAGCCGCTTCTACATAATCTTTGAAGACAACAAGACCATCATAGTCCTCGTCATTCTCATTTGAGTTTGCGACTGCTCGAAGGTTGAAATCAGCAGCGGCAGCAGCGCCAGATAAGGCAATGCTCGAGCCGATTAGGGCTGCACTCAACAATTTTTTTGTTTTATTAAACATGTTGTTTCCTCTTGCTTGCTTTGTGAGGTCTTGCCTCGGTTTTAATCAGGGTTAGTTTGCTAGCCCTAATAATCTTGGAATTGTCATCGATATCGCAGGGATGTACGTGATCAGGAATATCACCAATACCTCCACTGCTAAAAACGGCAAAATAGCGCGACTAATCGTCTCAACTTTTTCTCCTGAGACCGAGCTCGCCACAAAAAGCACCAACCCCATGGGTGGTGTCGCCAATCCTACCGTTAGGTTTACGCTCATGATTATCGCGAAGTGAATAGGATCAACTCCCATGCTAATAAACACGGGGCCAAGAATAGGACCAAGAATAATGATTGCTGGACCTGCATCTAGGAACATCCCAACCACGAAGAGCAGTAAGTTGATCATAAACAGAAGCATGTAGACCGAATCACTCAAACTCAGCACGTACTGAGCAAGGTCCTCAGCAATATGGGACAAACTTACAACGGTCTTGAATGCAATTGCAGCTCCTACAAGTAGGAGCACTACGGCACTCGATATCGCAGCTTTATTAAATATTTCAGGCAGCTCACGGGCTTTAAGCGTTCGCGTAATGAACAGGCTTAGTATCAGAGCATAGGCAACAGCAATTGCGCTGGCTTCCGTAGGGGTAAAAATACCCCCCAAAATACCGCCTAGAATAATCACAGGAGTGAGCAGAGGGAGGAATGCTCCTCGGGCAGCCTCACCACGCTCGCGCCAGGTAGCTTTCTTGCTAGCCACTGGGAAGTCATATTTGCGAGCCATCACTGAGGTAATTGCCATCAAAGCTAAGCCGACCAAAATCCCCGGCACAAGACCAGCAGCAAAAAGAGCAGCCACAGAAACTTCCATGGTGTAGGCATATATGATCATAATTCCGCTGGGCGGAATAATAGGCCCAATCACTGAGCTAGCAGCTGTTATAGCAGCAGCGAACTTTCGCTTATACCCATTTTTTTCCATGGCCGGAATCAACATCGAACCAAGCGCGCTTGTATCAGCTACAGCACTGCCCGAAAGACCAGCAAAAAGCATGGAACTAAATATATTCACATGCGCTAAACCGCCACGGATATGCCCCAAGAGCGATTGGCTAAAATGAACTAGAGATAGCGTTATGCCACCGCGATTCATCAGTTCGCCTGCCAACATAAAGAAGGGGATCGCCATGAGTGGAAAGCTATCTATACCGTTATAGATATTGCGGAACAGAAGCGGGATATCACGTTCCATATCCAGCAACATTAACATGGATCCAGGTGCAGCCAGCATCGCAAAGAAAACAGGCATTCCAATCAGAATAAGTATCAGAAAGAGAGGCAAAAATAGGGTCAAACTCATGACTCAACCTCCGGGCTAACGAGAGCTTTCAGATGCTTCAAAGCCATCTCTATGGTCACGAAGAGCATTGTGAAGTAGCAAACCGCCATGGCCAGATAGACCCAAGCACGAGCAAGATTAAAGCTCGCTGCACGAGTACGGAAGCCTCGTTGGAAAAAGTCTATTGAGATATCACTCAGAATCCACAAAATAGCGATAGCAAAACAGGTCAGAACCAATCTCAAAAGGCCACTGATAAAACGAGGTAGAGAATCTGGTAGAAGAGTAATAGCTACAAAATCACCCCGACGCAAAGCGGGCGCAGCAACGAGTGCCATCATCCAAATCATCAGAGCGCGAGCGACCTCTTCAGGCCATGGAAGGGCGTTATTCAAAACATAACGCATAAATACCTGCAGCAAGATGGTTGCAACCATTACGGCCACCAGAATCCAGGCTATACCTAAACCCAACTTGCTTAAACGATCATTGACCCACCCCAAGAGGAGCAACGCCTTATTCACGACTATCATCGACTGCCCTTGTTTATATTTATTATTAAACGCTGTTTTGATAACACCAGAGTGGCTTATTCAGTCTGAAATGAGACACTCAATCTATTCTTTACGGCACCTCTTGCCCTGCAGCAGCAGTCCACAACTCATACCAGGTTTCACGATCTAACTTGATGTCTAAAGCCTTAGATACACTTTTAATACGATCTAAGTTGTTAGTACCGATCACAGGTAATATTTTTGCTGGATGGGCCAGCAACCATGCCAGAGCAATTAGGTCAGTGGTACAACCCTGCTCCGCCTGAATGCGAGAAAAAATGGGCTGCAAACGTATCGCAGCGTCTGTACCACCAAACAAGGAACCACCACCCAATGGCGACCAAGCCATCGCACTCATTGCGTCTGACTGCATTGCCGAAAGCGTGCCATCGGTAAACACACGACGCTCCAACAGGCTCATCTCTATTTGATTAACCACCAAACGGTTACTCATATTCTGCTGAAGCAACTTCCAGTCCCAGACCTGAAAATTGGAAACACCAACTTGCTTAACTTTTCCGCTATCAATTAATTTATCGAGCGCAGCACCTGTTTCAACTGCGTCCATAAATGGATCTGGGCGATGGATAAGCAACAGATCCAGATAGTCTGTATGTAAATGCTGCAGACTATTTTCCACGCTTGTGTTGATGTACGTCTCGCTAGTGTCATAGTACTTCACACGTCGAGATGGGTACTTTTCAGAAATGAGGGCAATGTCGCACTTGCTCACCAACTCCATTGAGTCGCGAAGGCTCGGCTGCTCTTTCAACGCCTCACCAAAAAGGCGTTCGCATTCATAGTCCCCGTATATGTCAGCATGATCAAAGCTAGTAATGCCCTGACTCAAGCATGCATCAATTTTTGCACGCACCGTAGCAGGAGATTGATCCTTACCATCAGCCAATCGCCATACGCCGTATACAAGACGGCTAAGCGAAAGATCTGAATTACCAAGTGTGACACGCTGCATTTTTTACCCTCAGACTAAAAACTAAAACAGATTGATGTGCGAAAAACTGTGTTCTAATTTCGCTTGATCCTAACAACGACCTGAAATAATGTAAATGAATTATGAATGTATTTTCGTTATACTTTCGAAATTGTTCGAAATCAACTAAGAATTGATCATATGTCGTTATCAAATACAAAACAGACGAAGAAGCTCCCAATCTACCAGCAGATCACAGAGTATCTCAGCAGGGAGATTAGCTCAGGGCGCTGGCTTGCTGGTGATCGCTTACCCATAGAAGCCGAACTTGCCGCCAATCTCGGTGTAGCGATCGGCACGCTTCGCAAGGCTCTAGCGAAACTTGAAGAGGATGGGCTAATCGAGCGCCGCCAAGGGTCAGGCACCTATGTCTCACGTGCCCCGGATGGAAAACCAGTGTATGGATTCTTCCATCTAGAGTTGCTTGAGGGGGGCGGAGCACCCTCAGCCAATACGCTGATTGCAGAACAACGAGACGTCACTTTTCTTGCTTCTACTTTCCCAGGCGGATCTGTTTGGAGCATCCGCCGAGAGCGTATGCTTAACCGCCGACTAGTAGCCATGGAAGAGATCTTTTTCAACGCTGCCCATGTCAGATCCCTGAAGGTTGATGATCTGCACGAATCCCTATACCTACACTACGAAACCCAGTTCGGCTTCTGGATCAGTAAGGTTGAAGACCAGATCGACTGCGCGAAAGCGCCCACATGGGTCTGTGAGGCTCTGGGGTTTCCTGCTGGAACAGTCCTTCCTCGAGTGCAACGCTGGAGCTGGTCCAATGAGGACAAAGTAGAAGAGTTCTCATACACCTGGTTCGATCCCAACAAAGCGCGCTACATAGCCCGCTGGCGCTAATAACTACCTCTTTTCGGAGCATAAAACTCATGAGCAAGCTAGTAAGATACGGATTACTTGGTTCAGGAATGATGGGCCAAGAACACATCCGCAATTTAGCATTAATCGATGGTGCGCAGGTCGTGGCAATAATCGAACCCAACCCACAGATGCGCGAGCGCAGTCTAGCCCTTGCCCCCGGTGCAGCTACCTTTGACTCTTTAGAAGAGATGCTGCAGAGCGATATCAAAATTGACGCACTCGTTATTGTTACCCCCAACTACCAACACGCCGACCAACTGCTGACACTATTTGAACGTACTGAACTACCTATACTGGTCGAGAAGCCGGTGGTTACTTCTCTCGAACAA includes these proteins:
- a CDS encoding tetratricopeptide repeat protein; amino-acid sequence: MVKNLALTICIAISTPVFAVDVEDAKNMMERGEYKRAYDVLYPMAQTGNADAEELIGSMYALGTGVERDDIRAFEWYLRASLRGHPGAQSGIGWYYEVGRGMPAPDLVRGYAWYTLSAIGGDPDAAISLEEIVKKMTPEQIQQSLIIVKDYRAHIYPFQ
- the dctP gene encoding TRAP transporter substrate-binding protein DctP; translation: MFNKTKKLLSAALIGSSIALSGAAAAADFNLRAVANSNENDEDYDGLVVFKDYVEAASNGAIKVDLYIGTQLCANGTECLQAIEDGSVDIYVSTSGGVASTFPYVQMFDLPYVMANDRVAEEVLQGPFVRDLRDQILKDSDGVVRLMTIGNTGGWRNFANTKRTLRTPADFKGLKIRTVVADLPQELVKALGASPTPIPWPELFSSFQTGVVDGSKNGITDIMGMKFPEAGLKYVTLDGHAYMAALWMMNNEVFKSMPEEMRKVVVDGFAALQQATFASPKRKSIQAYQEFKKIGGELYVPTPDQKAALAQAAKPVYSWFQSNVREGDRFFKAFQAASKEAEAKFAAEYEKDLK
- a CDS encoding TRAP transporter large permease, translated to MSLTLFLPLFLILILIGMPVFFAMLAAPGSMLMLLDMERDIPLLFRNIYNGIDSFPLMAIPFFMLAGELMNRGGITLSLVHFSQSLLGHIRGGLAHVNIFSSMLFAGLSGSAVADTSALGSMLIPAMEKNGYKRKFAAAITAASSVIGPIIPPSGIMIIYAYTMEVSVAALFAAGLVPGILVGLALMAITSVMARKYDFPVASKKATWRERGEAARGAFLPLLTPVIILGGILGGIFTPTEASAIAVAYALILSLFITRTLKARELPEIFNKAAISSAVVLLLVGAAIAFKTVVSLSHIAEDLAQYVLSLSDSVYMLLFMINLLLFVVGMFLDAGPAIIILGPILGPVFISMGVDPIHFAIIMSVNLTVGLATPPMGLVLFVASSVSGEKVETISRAILPFLAVEVLVIFLITYIPAISMTIPRLLGLAN
- a CDS encoding TRAP transporter small permease produces the protein MIVVNKALLLLGWVNDRLSKLGLGIAWILVAVMVATILLQVFMRYVLNNALPWPEEVARALMIWMMALVAAPALRRGDFVAITLLPDSLPRFISGLLRLVLTCFAIAILWILSDISIDFFQRGFRTRAASFNLARAWVYLAMAVCYFTMLFVTIEMALKHLKALVSPEVES
- a CDS encoding aldo/keto reductase family oxidoreductase, whose protein sequence is MQRVTLGNSDLSLSRLVYGVWRLADGKDQSPATVRAKIDACLSQGITSFDHADIYGDYECERLFGEALKEQPSLRDSMELVSKCDIALISEKYPSRRVKYYDTSETYINTSVENSLQHLHTDYLDLLLIHRPDPFMDAVETGAALDKLIDSGKVKQVGVSNFQVWDWKLLQQNMSNRLVVNQIEMSLLERRVFTDGTLSAMQSDAMSAMAWSPLGGGSLFGGTDAAIRLQPIFSRIQAEQGCTTDLIALAWLLAHPAKILPVIGTNNLDRIKSVSKALDIKLDRETWYELWTAAAGQEVP
- a CDS encoding GntR family transcriptional regulator, which codes for MSLSNTKQTKKLPIYQQITEYLSREISSGRWLAGDRLPIEAELAANLGVAIGTLRKALAKLEEDGLIERRQGSGTYVSRAPDGKPVYGFFHLELLEGGGAPSANTLIAEQRDVTFLASTFPGGSVWSIRRERMLNRRLVAMEEIFFNAAHVRSLKVDDLHESLYLHYETQFGFWISKVEDQIDCAKAPTWVCEALGFPAGTVLPRVQRWSWSNEDKVEEFSYTWFDPNKARYIARWR